A region from the Kribbella shirazensis genome encodes:
- a CDS encoding polynucleotide kinase-phosphatase → MTQLEIPALCLVVLVGASGSGKSTFARRHFLPTEVISSDFCRGLVSDDENDQAASKDAFEVLHFIAGKRLAAGRLTVIDATNVQPDARKELVSLAREYDVLPVAIVLDPPERVCVERNEQRSDRQFGSKVITRQRSQLKRGLRSLKREGFRTVHVLNSVEEIEAVSIERTRLFNDLTDQTGPFDIIGDVHGCRPELEQLLTELGYTLTRDEAGRPVNAVHPDRRAVFVGDLVDRGPDSPGVLRLVMGMVAAGNAYCVPGNHEDKLLRALRGKNVKISHGLETTLEQLAAESEEFRAEVATFIDGLISHYVFDGGKLVVSHAGLVERMHGRTSGRVRSFCLYGETTGETDEFGLPVRYPWANDYRGRAMVVYGHTPTPEPEWINNTICLDTGCVFGGSLTALRYPERELVAVRAAEEYYAPAKPLHVATAPSREPDVLELTDVTGRRVIETATHGRLSIRAEQAGAALEVMSRFAIDPRFLLYLPPTMSPVATSPEPGLLEHPRQAFETFRAQGVTELVCEEKHMGSRAVVLLTRDDDVAEKRFGLAGRGAVHTRTGRSFFDAELTDELLLRLREVASNAGVFDELDTSWLLLDAELLPWSAKAEDLLRNQYAAVGAAARTSLPAATAALRAAQASGLDVGELLESAVRRTANAERFTAAYRRYCWPTDGLDGVRLAPFQVLASEGATYQERPHVWHLAIADRMVAEGPELVAPTRRLFVDAGNWDAGIAWWEELTGAGGEGMVVKPAANLTRTAKGLAQPGLKVRGQEYLRLIYGPDYTEPANFTRLRDRNLGHKRSLALREYALGLEALERAARGEPLWRIHECVFAVLALESEPIDPRL, encoded by the coding sequence ATGACGCAGCTGGAGATCCCGGCGCTGTGCCTTGTGGTGCTTGTCGGTGCCAGTGGATCGGGCAAGTCGACGTTCGCGCGCAGGCACTTCCTGCCGACCGAGGTGATCTCGAGCGACTTCTGTCGCGGTCTGGTCTCCGACGACGAGAACGACCAGGCGGCGTCCAAGGACGCCTTCGAGGTGCTGCACTTCATCGCCGGGAAGCGGCTCGCCGCCGGCCGGCTGACCGTGATCGACGCGACCAACGTGCAGCCGGACGCCCGCAAGGAGCTGGTGAGCCTGGCCCGCGAGTACGACGTCCTCCCGGTCGCGATCGTGCTCGACCCGCCGGAGCGCGTGTGTGTCGAGCGGAACGAGCAGCGGTCCGACCGGCAGTTCGGGTCCAAGGTCATCACCCGGCAGCGCTCGCAGCTGAAGCGCGGGCTGCGCAGTCTCAAGCGGGAAGGCTTCCGGACCGTGCACGTGCTGAACAGCGTCGAGGAGATCGAGGCCGTCAGCATCGAACGCACCCGGCTGTTCAACGACCTCACCGACCAGACCGGCCCGTTCGACATCATCGGTGACGTCCACGGCTGCCGTCCGGAGCTCGAGCAGCTGCTCACCGAGCTCGGCTACACACTGACCCGCGACGAGGCCGGCCGTCCCGTGAACGCCGTACACCCGGACCGTCGCGCGGTGTTCGTCGGCGACCTGGTCGACCGCGGTCCGGACTCGCCCGGCGTCCTCCGCCTCGTCATGGGGATGGTTGCGGCGGGCAACGCGTACTGCGTGCCCGGCAACCACGAGGACAAGCTGCTCCGGGCGCTGCGCGGCAAGAACGTGAAGATCAGCCACGGCCTCGAGACCACGCTGGAGCAGCTGGCCGCGGAGTCCGAGGAGTTCCGCGCCGAGGTCGCGACGTTCATCGACGGGCTGATCTCGCACTACGTCTTCGACGGCGGGAAGCTGGTCGTCTCGCACGCCGGCCTGGTCGAGCGGATGCACGGCCGGACGTCGGGGCGCGTCCGCTCGTTCTGCCTGTACGGCGAGACGACCGGGGAGACCGACGAGTTCGGGCTGCCGGTGCGCTATCCGTGGGCGAACGACTACCGCGGTCGCGCGATGGTCGTCTACGGTCACACGCCGACGCCCGAGCCGGAGTGGATCAACAACACGATCTGCCTCGACACCGGCTGTGTCTTCGGCGGATCGCTGACCGCGCTGCGCTACCCGGAGCGTGAGCTGGTGGCGGTGCGGGCGGCCGAGGAGTACTACGCCCCGGCGAAACCGTTGCACGTGGCAACGGCGCCGTCGCGCGAACCCGACGTACTCGAGCTGACCGACGTGACCGGGCGCCGGGTGATCGAGACCGCGACGCACGGGCGACTCAGTATCCGCGCCGAGCAGGCCGGTGCCGCGCTCGAGGTGATGAGCCGGTTCGCGATCGATCCGCGGTTCCTGCTGTATCTGCCGCCGACGATGAGCCCGGTCGCCACCTCGCCGGAGCCGGGGCTGCTGGAGCACCCGCGGCAGGCGTTCGAGACGTTCCGCGCGCAGGGCGTCACCGAGCTGGTGTGCGAGGAGAAGCACATGGGATCGCGGGCGGTCGTGCTGCTCACGCGGGACGACGACGTGGCGGAGAAGCGGTTCGGTCTGGCCGGCCGCGGCGCGGTCCACACGCGCACCGGGCGCTCGTTCTTCGATGCCGAGCTGACCGACGAACTGCTGCTCCGGCTGCGCGAGGTCGCCTCAAATGCCGGCGTCTTCGACGAACTGGACACGTCGTGGCTGCTGCTCGACGCGGAGCTGCTGCCGTGGAGTGCGAAGGCAGAGGACCTGCTTCGGAACCAGTACGCCGCCGTGGGCGCGGCCGCTCGTACGTCGTTGCCTGCCGCGACCGCTGCGCTGCGGGCTGCTCAGGCGAGCGGGCTGGACGTGGGGGAGCTGCTGGAGTCGGCCGTGCGGCGTACGGCGAACGCGGAGCGGTTCACCGCGGCGTACCGGCGGTACTGCTGGCCGACGGACGGGCTGGACGGGGTGCGGCTGGCGCCGTTCCAGGTGCTCGCGTCCGAAGGGGCGACGTACCAGGAGCGGCCGCACGTCTGGCACCTCGCGATCGCGGACCGGATGGTTGCCGAGGGCCCGGAGTTGGTCGCGCCGACGCGACGGCTGTTCGTGGACGCCGGCAACTGGGATGCCGGGATCGCGTGGTGGGAGGAGCTGACCGGAGCCGGGGGAGAGGGCATGGTGGTGAAGCCGGCCGCGAACCTGACTCGGACGGCGAAGGGCCTCGCCCAGCCGGGGCTGAAGGTGCGCGGGCAGGAGTACCTGCGGCTCATCTACGGGCCCGACTACACCGAGCCCGCGAACTTCACCCGGCTCCGCGACCGCAACCTCGGCCACAAGCGCTCACTGGCCCTGCGTGAGTACGCACTCGGGCTGGAGGCACTGGAGCGTGCGGCCCGCGGCGAGCCGCTGTGGCGCATCCACGAGTGCGTGTTCGCCGTACTGGCCCTGGAATCCGAGCCGATCGACCCACGTCTGTGA
- a CDS encoding 3' terminal RNA ribose 2'-O-methyltransferase Hen1, whose translation MFLTLGTDLAGVDAPASDFGFLLHKNPARPQAIDVTGGSAHVFYPEATTDRCTAAVLLEIDPIGLVKSGRGKATEGFTLGQYVNDRPYAASSLLAVALGKLFRTAMNGRCDARPELAARPIPLDVHVPALPCSGGAELAERLFVPLGWTVDARPAPLDPEIPAWGDSRYVDLRLTGVLRLADALNHLYVMLPVLDDAKHYWVGSDEVDKLVRAGEGWLAAHPEKDLISHRYLAHRRYLADAALERLAEADGEELAEESSDEGSVSLAVERRTTVAGVLRELGARRIADIGCGEGALVGELLKDPMIGELIATDVSARALIAAKRRLHYDDLPDRQRDRLKFLQSSVTYADERLAGLDAVVLMEVVEHVDPPRLPALAHSVFRAAHPAAVVVTTPNSEYNVRFPSLPAGTYRHPDHRFEWTRPEFRTWASEVANRYGYAVEFRPVGPEDPDLGAPTQLALFTHPIDRQDKEVAG comes from the coding sequence GTGTTCCTGACGCTTGGTACCGATCTGGCCGGAGTTGACGCACCTGCGAGCGATTTCGGGTTCCTGTTGCACAAGAACCCGGCGCGACCGCAGGCGATCGACGTCACCGGGGGATCGGCCCATGTGTTCTACCCGGAGGCGACAACAGACCGCTGTACGGCGGCGGTGCTGCTCGAGATCGACCCGATCGGTCTGGTGAAGTCCGGCCGCGGCAAGGCGACCGAAGGATTCACCCTCGGGCAGTACGTGAACGACCGCCCGTACGCCGCCTCCAGCCTGCTCGCCGTCGCGCTCGGGAAACTCTTCCGTACGGCGATGAACGGCCGCTGCGATGCCCGTCCCGAGCTGGCCGCGCGCCCGATCCCGCTGGACGTCCACGTCCCTGCTCTGCCCTGCAGCGGCGGCGCCGAGCTCGCCGAGCGGCTGTTCGTGCCGCTCGGCTGGACCGTCGACGCCCGCCCGGCACCGCTCGATCCCGAGATCCCGGCGTGGGGTGATTCGCGGTACGTCGACCTGCGCCTGACCGGCGTACTGCGGCTGGCCGACGCACTCAATCACTTGTATGTGATGCTTCCGGTGCTCGACGACGCCAAGCACTACTGGGTCGGATCGGACGAGGTCGACAAGCTCGTGCGGGCCGGCGAAGGCTGGCTCGCGGCGCATCCCGAGAAGGACCTGATCTCGCATCGCTACCTCGCGCACCGGCGCTACCTGGCCGACGCGGCCCTGGAGCGGCTCGCCGAGGCGGACGGCGAGGAGCTGGCGGAGGAGTCGTCCGACGAGGGCTCGGTGTCGCTGGCCGTCGAGCGTCGTACGACGGTGGCCGGCGTTCTGCGGGAGCTCGGTGCGCGCCGGATCGCGGACATCGGCTGCGGCGAGGGCGCACTCGTCGGCGAACTGCTGAAGGATCCGATGATCGGCGAGCTGATCGCCACCGACGTGTCCGCCCGCGCGCTGATCGCGGCCAAGCGGCGGCTGCACTACGACGACCTGCCGGATCGGCAGCGGGACCGGCTGAAGTTCCTGCAGTCGTCGGTCACGTACGCCGACGAGCGGCTCGCCGGGCTCGACGCGGTCGTGCTGATGGAGGTCGTCGAGCACGTCGACCCGCCGCGGCTGCCCGCCCTGGCGCACTCCGTCTTCCGCGCCGCGCACCCCGCCGCGGTCGTCGTCACCACCCCGAACAGCGAGTACAACGTGCGCTTCCCGTCCCTGCCCGCCGGCACCTACCGCCACCCCGACCACCGCTTCGAGTGGACGCGGCCCGAGTTCCGCACCTGGGCGAGCGAGGTGGCGAACCGGTACGGCTACGCGGTCGAGTTCCGCCCCGTCGGTCCGGAGGACCCGGATCTCGGCGCCCCGACGCAGCTCGCCCTCTTCACCCATCCGATCGACCGGCAGGACAAGGAGGTGGCGGGCTGA
- the folE gene encoding GTP cyclohydrolase I FolE produces MAISADLESVPLHIVARREEIDLPAAQRAVADLLTALGRDPHSAHLADTPRRVANAYAEMLTPREFELTTFPNDEGYDELVLAKDIPVQSLCEHHLLPFQGVAHVGYLPGDRILGLSKLARVVELFARDFQVQERLTKQVADWLQDHLDPKGVGVVIEAEHQCMSLRGVRATGSRTVTSALHGTLRENPSSRAEFFALTGLTPSSGVRS; encoded by the coding sequence ATGGCGATCTCGGCCGACCTCGAGTCCGTCCCCCTCCATATCGTCGCGCGCCGGGAGGAGATCGATCTCCCCGCCGCGCAGCGTGCCGTCGCGGACCTGCTGACGGCCCTCGGACGTGACCCGCACAGCGCCCACCTCGCGGACACCCCGCGCCGGGTCGCGAACGCGTACGCCGAGATGCTCACGCCACGGGAGTTCGAGCTGACGACGTTCCCGAACGACGAAGGGTACGACGAGCTCGTCCTGGCCAAGGACATCCCGGTGCAGTCGTTGTGCGAGCACCACCTGCTGCCGTTCCAGGGCGTCGCCCACGTCGGGTACCTGCCCGGCGACCGGATCCTCGGGCTGTCGAAGCTGGCGCGCGTGGTAGAGCTGTTCGCGCGTGACTTCCAGGTGCAGGAGCGGCTGACCAAGCAGGTCGCCGACTGGCTGCAGGACCACCTGGACCCGAAGGGCGTCGGCGTCGTGATCGAGGCCGAGCACCAGTGCATGTCGTTGCGCGGCGTCCGGGCGACCGGCTCGCGGACGGTCACCTCCGCACTGCACGGCACCCTCCGCGAGAACCCCAGCTCCCGCGCCGAGTTCTTCGCCCTGACCGGCCTCACCCCGTCATCAGGCGTGAGGTCGTAA
- a CDS encoding helix-turn-helix domain-containing protein has protein sequence MDTSWDASVQAVAVLEEPTRRRLYEYVVARPGPVSRDDAAAALGIPRTTAAFHLDRLTDEGLLDTCYERRSGRTGPGAGRPAKLYHRSDREIEITLPERQYAVAGQLLAAAIQDAETADITPREAVNRRAGQYGETLGRAARERDRDDVSDLADREAEADGELLVRVLEAHGFEPRTEADGIALANCPFRRLAKEHPQLVCGMNLHLVAGLLSSLDSPLQAELAPTPGHCCVRLVKSQRG, from the coding sequence GTGGACACCTCGTGGGACGCCTCGGTTCAGGCGGTCGCCGTGCTGGAGGAGCCGACCCGGCGCCGGCTCTACGAGTACGTCGTCGCCCGGCCGGGCCCGGTCAGCCGGGACGACGCCGCCGCGGCGCTCGGCATCCCGCGGACCACAGCCGCTTTCCATCTCGACCGGCTGACCGACGAAGGGCTGCTCGACACGTGCTACGAACGCCGCAGCGGCCGCACCGGCCCGGGCGCCGGGCGGCCCGCGAAGCTCTACCACCGTTCCGACCGCGAGATCGAGATCACTCTCCCGGAGCGCCAGTACGCCGTCGCCGGCCAACTGCTCGCCGCCGCCATCCAGGACGCCGAGACCGCTGACATCACCCCGCGCGAGGCAGTCAACCGCCGGGCCGGCCAGTACGGCGAGACGCTCGGCCGAGCCGCCCGCGAACGCGACCGCGACGATGTCTCAGACCTGGCCGACCGCGAGGCCGAGGCGGACGGCGAGCTCCTGGTGCGGGTGCTGGAGGCGCACGGGTTCGAGCCTCGGACGGAGGCCGACGGGATCGCGCTGGCCAACTGCCCGTTCCGCCGGCTGGCCAAGGAGCATCCGCAACTGGTCTGCGGCATGAACCTGCACCTCGTCGCCGGCCTCCTGAGCAGCCTCGACTCTCCCCTGCAGGCCGAGCTCGCCCCCACCCCCGGGCACTGCTGCGTACGTCTCGTAAAGTCACAACGTGGCTAA
- the ybaK gene encoding Cys-tRNA(Pro) deacylase — MAKAKQSQGTPATVALTKAKVEFTTHAYEHDPAAKSYGLEAAEALGLPPEQVFKTLLVEVDGKLTVGVVPVGKQLDLKAVAAAAGGKKAVMADPAAAERSTGYVVGGISPIGQKRALPTVVDSTATDHPTVYVSGGRRGLDIGLAPTDLIAVTRALTAAIAR; from the coding sequence GTGGCTAAGGCGAAACAGAGCCAGGGAACACCGGCGACGGTTGCACTGACGAAGGCGAAGGTCGAGTTCACGACGCACGCCTACGAGCACGACCCGGCGGCGAAGTCGTACGGCCTGGAGGCCGCCGAGGCGCTCGGTTTGCCACCGGAGCAGGTGTTCAAGACGCTGCTCGTCGAGGTGGACGGGAAGCTCACCGTCGGCGTCGTACCGGTCGGCAAACAGCTCGACCTGAAGGCGGTCGCGGCCGCGGCCGGCGGGAAGAAGGCGGTGATGGCCGACCCGGCCGCCGCCGAGCGCAGCACCGGGTACGTCGTCGGCGGCATCAGCCCGATCGGCCAGAAGCGCGCCCTGCCCACGGTCGTCGACAGCACCGCCACCGACCACCCGACCGTCTACGTGTCGGGTGGTCGGCGCGGTCTCGACATCGGCCTGGCCCCCACCGACCTGATCGCCGTGACCAGGGCGCTGACAGCAGCTATCGCACGGTGA
- a CDS encoding phosphocholine-specific phospholipase C: MTEISRRLVLGSVAGGAAVSLLPPSLHTAMAQPVRRGGLRAIEHVIVLMQENRSFDHYYGTLRGVRGYGDRRPLRLRNGKSIFHQPKSGGGEVLPFSLRKAAADAGRKPDDIQYLGALPHGYGDATQAWAGGWNDDWIQAKTAASMTYYDRRDIPLQYELAETFTICDAYHCSVNGSTNPNRNYLWSGTTGYEPGTTKRAVTNAAYDYNHAGYDWTAYPERLEKAGVSWQIYQEWDNFTDNAVEYFKTFKDIGHRILENVPGGYRTTEEFYDKLFAKSEAERAVALQQLDVAVDKLPIKDQKLFRKAMYRSEPESLVPRLRADIKAGTLPQVSWLVPSAIDSEHPGSSTPVGSANLIYDVLDAIASDPETWSKTVLFINFDENDGYFDHVPPPVAPRPDSGAGDDWYAGQPIGLGPRVPMTVVSPWSVGGHVNSQVFDHTSVLRFLERWTGVREPNISTWRRTACGDLTSAFDFDRSYRPPSVDRPGPVPAPINRWHPAPPADQSVPGQEPGRRPARALPYDPAVSGSVADGKLMLALSNHGTQSAHFAVYPYGGELPAPIHLDVHHPGADKTPGATPTSVAIPVDGPFELAVQGPNRFWAEVAGSSDGAAAGLDVRIENRAGALQLHLVNGSRKPLTVKLNARGYTSKTTTIELRGKQSRPIFWPTDSGWYDVEVTTPDDPTYRRRLSGHLETGKASITG, from the coding sequence ATGACTGAGATCTCCCGGCGCCTGGTGCTCGGTTCGGTGGCGGGTGGGGCAGCGGTTTCGCTGCTCCCACCGTCGCTGCACACCGCGATGGCGCAACCTGTGAGGCGTGGTGGTCTGCGCGCGATCGAGCACGTGATCGTCCTGATGCAGGAGAACCGCTCGTTCGACCACTACTACGGCACGCTGCGTGGCGTCCGCGGGTACGGCGACCGGCGCCCGCTGCGGCTGCGCAACGGCAAGAGCATCTTCCACCAACCGAAATCCGGTGGTGGCGAGGTGCTCCCGTTCTCGCTGCGCAAGGCAGCCGCCGACGCGGGCCGCAAGCCGGACGACATCCAGTACCTCGGCGCATTGCCGCACGGGTACGGCGACGCCACCCAGGCCTGGGCGGGCGGCTGGAACGACGACTGGATCCAGGCGAAGACCGCCGCCAGCATGACGTACTACGACCGCCGCGACATCCCGTTGCAGTACGAGCTCGCCGAGACCTTCACGATCTGCGACGCGTACCACTGCTCGGTCAACGGCTCGACCAACCCGAACCGCAACTACCTGTGGTCCGGCACCACCGGCTACGAGCCCGGTACGACGAAGCGCGCGGTGACGAACGCGGCGTACGACTACAACCACGCCGGCTACGACTGGACGGCGTACCCGGAGCGACTGGAGAAGGCCGGGGTCTCCTGGCAGATCTACCAGGAGTGGGACAACTTCACCGACAACGCGGTCGAGTACTTCAAGACCTTCAAGGACATCGGGCACCGCATCCTGGAGAACGTCCCCGGCGGCTACCGCACGACCGAGGAGTTCTACGACAAGCTGTTCGCGAAGAGCGAGGCCGAGCGGGCGGTGGCGTTGCAGCAGCTCGACGTTGCGGTCGACAAGCTGCCGATCAAGGACCAGAAGCTGTTCCGCAAGGCGATGTACCGCTCCGAGCCGGAGTCGCTCGTCCCGCGGCTGCGTGCGGACATCAAGGCCGGCACGCTGCCGCAGGTCAGCTGGCTGGTCCCGTCCGCGATCGACTCCGAACACCCCGGCTCGTCCACCCCGGTCGGCAGCGCGAACCTGATCTACGACGTGCTGGACGCGATCGCGTCCGACCCGGAGACCTGGTCGAAGACCGTGCTGTTCATCAACTTCGACGAGAACGACGGGTACTTCGACCACGTCCCGCCGCCGGTCGCGCCGCGGCCGGACTCCGGTGCCGGCGACGACTGGTACGCCGGCCAGCCGATCGGCCTCGGACCGCGCGTCCCGATGACCGTCGTGTCGCCGTGGTCGGTCGGCGGTCACGTGAACTCGCAGGTCTTCGACCACACGTCGGTACTGCGCTTCCTCGAACGGTGGACCGGCGTCCGCGAACCGAACATCAGCACGTGGCGCCGGACGGCCTGCGGTGACCTGACCTCGGCGTTCGACTTCGACCGCAGCTACCGGCCGCCGTCGGTCGACCGGCCCGGCCCGGTGCCGGCGCCGATCAACCGCTGGCACCCCGCACCGCCCGCCGACCAGTCGGTCCCGGGCCAGGAACCGGGTCGCCGTCCGGCCCGCGCCCTCCCGTACGACCCGGCCGTCTCCGGATCGGTTGCCGACGGCAAGTTGATGTTGGCCCTCAGCAACCACGGCACGCAGTCGGCCCATTTCGCCGTCTACCCGTACGGCGGAGAGCTCCCGGCGCCGATCCACCTCGACGTCCACCACCCGGGCGCCGACAAGACCCCGGGTGCCACGCCGACCTCTGTCGCGATCCCCGTCGACGGTCCCTTCGAACTCGCGGTTCAAGGGCCCAACCGCTTCTGGGCCGAAGTCGCCGGTTCGTCGGACGGCGCCGCGGCAGGCCTCGATGTCCGGATCGAGAACCGGGCCGGCGCCCTCCAGCTCCACCTGGTCAACGGCTCCCGCAAGCCGCTGACGGTGAAGCTGAACGCTCGCGGCTACACCAGCAAGACCACCACGATCGAGCTGCGCGGCAAGCAGTCCCGGCCGATCTTCTGGCCGACCGACAGCGGCTGGTACGACGTCGAGGTCACGACCCCCGACGACCCGACGTACCGCCGTCGCCTGTCCGGCCACCTCGAAACCGGTAAAGCCAGCATCACCGGCTAG
- a CDS encoding 3-deoxy-7-phosphoheptulonate synthase, whose amino-acid sequence MNTLLPEPSEQTAVVDRRIEKTVPLVTPQALHDEFPLDDRLARTVADGRRAVTDVLNGTDDRLLVVVGPCSVHDADAALEYAERLRPVAERLSDGLLVVMRVYFEKPRSTLGWKGLINDPGLDGSGDVNRGLRIARRLLVQVTELGLPVGCEFLDPITPQYIADTVGWGAIGARTVESQVHRQLSSGLSMPIGMKNRPDGSIATAVDAIKAAAVPHVFTGIDHDGAPAILHTRGNPDCHLVLRGSDSGPNYDAESVAGAVELLRKADLPERVVVDASHGNSRKDHRRQPVVAEEIGAQVAAGNKAIVGVMLESFLQEGRQDLDPTRELTYGQSVTDACLGWETTEQVLQKLHDAVIARRG is encoded by the coding sequence ATGAACACCCTCCTCCCCGAACCGAGCGAACAGACCGCGGTCGTCGACCGGCGGATCGAGAAGACGGTCCCGTTGGTCACGCCGCAGGCGCTGCACGACGAGTTCCCGCTCGACGACCGCCTCGCCCGCACCGTCGCCGACGGTCGCCGGGCCGTGACCGACGTACTGAACGGGACCGACGACCGCCTGCTGGTCGTGGTCGGCCCATGCTCGGTGCACGACGCCGACGCGGCCCTGGAGTACGCCGAACGCCTCCGACCGGTCGCGGAGCGCCTGTCCGACGGTCTCCTGGTCGTGATGCGGGTGTACTTCGAGAAGCCGCGCTCGACGCTCGGCTGGAAGGGCCTGATCAACGATCCCGGCCTGGACGGCTCCGGTGACGTGAACCGCGGTCTGCGGATCGCCCGCCGGCTGCTCGTGCAGGTCACCGAGCTCGGCCTGCCGGTCGGCTGCGAGTTCCTCGACCCGATCACCCCGCAGTACATCGCCGACACCGTCGGCTGGGGCGCGATCGGCGCGCGCACCGTCGAGAGCCAGGTCCACCGTCAGTTGTCGTCCGGCCTCTCGATGCCGATCGGGATGAAGAACCGCCCCGACGGCTCGATCGCCACCGCGGTCGACGCGATCAAGGCCGCGGCCGTACCGCACGTCTTCACCGGGATCGACCACGACGGCGCCCCCGCGATCCTGCACACCCGCGGCAACCCGGACTGCCATCTGGTACTGCGTGGCTCGGACAGCGGACCGAACTACGACGCGGAGTCCGTCGCGGGCGCTGTCGAGCTCCTCCGGAAGGCCGATCTGCCGGAGCGTGTGGTCGTCGACGCGAGTCACGGCAACAGCCGCAAGGACCATCGCCGGCAGCCGGTCGTGGCCGAGGAGATCGGCGCACAGGTCGCGGCCGGCAACAAGGCGATCGTCGGCGTCATGCTGGAGTCGTTCCTGCAGGAGGGCCGCCAGGACCTCGACCCGACGCGGGAGCTGACCTACGGCCAGTCGGTCACCGACGCCTGCCTGGGCTGGGAGACCACGGAGCAGGTGCTCCAGAAGCTCCACGACGCGGTGATCGCCCGGCGCGGATAG
- a CDS encoding histidine phosphatase family protein, producing MPVTQIYLVRHGEPDYEPIDSRGWPGMAADSAPLTAVGMKQAEELADLLGGIRATYLVSSPFTRALHSAAIIGHRLALGVKVDHDLRDWLPDRSGLWRNIADVRAAQAEFETYDGEWPDGIQRPWEPLSRVRERARAALARHTASTDGPVLAVTHAMVIRALTGEKDTAHGAHEYYRYDPGQ from the coding sequence ATGCCTGTGACGCAGATATACCTGGTCCGGCACGGTGAGCCGGACTACGAGCCGATCGATTCCCGGGGCTGGCCCGGGATGGCGGCCGACTCCGCCCCACTGACCGCCGTCGGGATGAAACAGGCCGAGGAACTCGCGGACCTCCTCGGCGGCATCCGCGCGACGTACCTGGTCAGCTCCCCGTTCACCCGCGCCCTGCACAGCGCCGCGATCATCGGCCACCGGCTCGCCCTCGGCGTCAAGGTCGACCACGACCTCCGCGACTGGCTCCCGGACCGCAGCGGGTTGTGGCGCAACATCGCCGACGTCCGCGCCGCGCAGGCCGAGTTCGAGACGTACGACGGGGAATGGCCGGACGGCATCCAGCGCCCGTGGGAACCACTGTCCCGGGTCCGCGAACGCGCCCGCGCCGCCCTGGCCCGGCACACCGCCAGCACCGACGGCCCGGTCCTCGCCGTCACCCACGCAATGGTGATCCGCGCCCTGACCGGCGAGAAGGACACCGCCCACGGCGCCCACGAGTACTACCGCTACGATCCCGGCCAGTGA